The Rhododendron vialii isolate Sample 1 chromosome 8a, ASM3025357v1 genome has a window encoding:
- the LOC131335456 gene encoding uncharacterized protein LOC131335456: MATGKGAFEKARRFVRTVYFMVAMVASLLVLSAPLLVSVVDILVPWVLVSSFTCVRCYSFQEHFRRYSFKTSLTDIPLVSIVRSVIITCVYSMCDGPALSHGPYLGTVMLCSFSSIILLSVKACVFTFNSQIEADASSSSLSRQKLHLKMPVLFLSSVVFALGHTVVAYRTSCRARRKFLFHRVDPEAVLSCKIVFAGFQKVPRSPTPSAGKIPKSDGELRRKPGVIARDEGELPIRFLADVDSLFIACQGLTIHYKLSMSSSPPRSLSSTTIFDRPSLNVLSRTQYHLHRSFSNKYPTSSLYAPLLDGSPTSPVLSEDIPILSLDSPADMDEVSTSSSPAAEHDLEANGQIGIVLVHGFGGGVFSWRHVMGVLARQVGCTVAAFDRPGWGLTSRPRQKDWEVNQLPNPYKLENQVDLLLSFCAEMGFSSVILVGHDDGGILALKAAQRVHASPNSVNVEIKGVVLLSVSLSREVVPGFARILLYTSLGKKHIVRPLLRTEITQVINRRAWYDATKLTAEVSSLYKAPLCVEGWDEALHEIGKLSFETVLSPQNAATLLQAIKDLPVLVIAGAEDALVPLKSAQVMASRFVNSKLVAISGCGHLPHEECPKALLAAILPFISNLLTKSEVHNQ; this comes from the exons ATGGCGACCGGAAAGGGAGCGTTCGAGAAGGCTCGGAGATTCGTTCGGACGGTTTACTTCATGGTGGCGATGGTGGCGTCGCTTCTGGTCCTCTCGGCGCCGTTGCTGGTTTCCGTAGTTGATATACTGGTGCCCTGGGTGTTGGTTTCGAGCTTCACTTGTGTTAGGTGTTACAGCTTTCAGGAACATTTTCGTAGATACTCGTTCAAGACTTCTTTGACGGATATTCCTCTGGTTTCGATTGTTAGATCTGTTATAATCACAT GTGTTTATTCAATGTGTGATGGGCCTGCCCTCTCACACGGCCCGTATCTCGGAACTGTGATGCTGTGTTCTTTCAGTTCCATTATTCTTCTTTCAGTTAAGGCTTGTGTCTTCACCTTCAACTCTCAAATTGAGGCTGACGCTTCTTCATCTTCGCTCTCGAGGCAGAAGCTCCATCTGAAAATGCCCGTTTTGTTTCTCTCCTCTGTGGTCTTTGCCCTTGGCCATACCGTGGTTGCCTATAGAACGAGCTGCAGAGCGCGGAGGAAATTCCTCTTTCACCGAGTTGACCCGGAAGCA gtactttcttgcaaaattgTTTTTGCTGGTTTTCAGAAGGTTCCGCGATCTCCCACTCCCTCTGCAGGCAAAATACCAAAAAGTGACGGTGAATTGAGGCGAAAACCTGGAGTCATCGCTCGTGATGAAGGGGAGCTCCCCATTAGATTCCTTGCTGACGTTGACAGCTTATTCATTGCTTGCCAAGGGCTTACAATCCACTATAAGCTTAGCATGTCCAGTTCACCTCCTCGTTCCTTATCTTCCACAACTATTTTCGACAGGCCATCGTTGAATGTCCTGTCGAGAACCCAGTATCATCTCCACAGGAGCTTTAGTAATAAATACCCCACTTCTTCTCTATATGCTCCACTATTAGATGGTTCTCCAACATCTCCAGTGTTGTCTGAAGATATTCCTATTCTGAGCCTAGATAGTCCCGCTGACATGGATGAAGTGAGTACATCAAGCTCTCCGGCAGCAGAGCATGATTTGGAGGCAAATGGCCAGATTGGCATTGTTTTAGTGCATGGATTTGGAGGGGGAGTCTTTTCATGGAGGCATGTGATGGGTGTGCTGGCTCGGCAGGTTGGTTGTACAGTTGCTGCTTTTGACCGTCCCGGTTGGGGATTGACATCGAGACCACGCCAAAAGGATTGGGAAGTAAATCAATTGCCTAACCCGTACAAGCTTGAAAATCAG GTAGACCTGCTTCTTTCTTTCTGTGCGGAGATGGGCTTTTCTTCAGTTATACTGGTTGGTCATGATGATGGAGGCATACTTGCGCTAAAGGCTGCACAGAGGGTCCATGCATCACCAAATTCTGTCAAT GTTGAAATCAAGGGGGTGGTACTATTGAGTGTAAGCTTGTCAAGGGAAGTGGTCCCTGGCTTTGCCAGAATTCTCTTGTACACGTCGCTTGGGAAGAAACATATAGTTCGTCCTTTACTGCGGACAGAAATTACTCAAGTGATTAATCGGCGTGCGTGGTACGATGCGACCAAGCTAACAGCAGAAGTTTCAAGCCTCTACAAG GCTCCTTTATGTGTAGAAGGCTGGGATGAAGCTCTTCATGAGATAGGAAAACTTTCATTTGAGACAGTCCTTTCACCACAAAATGCAGCAACATTGCTGCAAGCTATCAAGGACTTGCCAGTTTTGGTTATTGCAGGGGCTGAAGATGCTCTTGTACCACTGAAATCTGCTCAAGTCATGGCTTCAAGATTTGTAAATTCT AAACTGGTTGCAATTTCCGGGTGTGGTCATCTTCCACATGAGGAGTGCCCCAAGGCATTGCTTGCAGCTATATTACCCTTCATCAGCAATTTGTTAACAAAATCAGAAGTGCATAACCAATGA